The proteins below are encoded in one region of Qipengyuania sp. HL-TH1:
- a CDS encoding helix-turn-helix domain-containing protein, with protein sequence MGFAILHPVTTLVYWYEFGASNIAAQSNALAFLLDRLSSAFAFEMLTMSAVYVALGAAIGLGFGIYHSRLLDERSKVRFLERELEEELPLLIARGEGEHVEFKSSMRWDRREERVNRRLQQVVVKTIAGFLNHEGGTLLIGVEDDGTVAGIEADMRTLKHANQDGFERLLMDTARDALGGDACALVHSRFHGLGGLTVCRVIVEKSVHPVYYTEGGVAHLMLRTGNSTRELDVREAQAHLQRREAGPM encoded by the coding sequence ATGGGTTTCGCGATCCTTCATCCGGTGACGACACTTGTCTACTGGTATGAATTCGGTGCCTCGAATATTGCCGCCCAAAGCAACGCGCTCGCTTTTCTGCTTGACCGTCTGTCTTCGGCATTCGCGTTTGAAATGCTAACGATGAGCGCTGTGTATGTGGCGTTGGGCGCTGCGATCGGGCTGGGGTTTGGTATTTATCACAGCCGCCTTTTGGATGAACGCTCGAAAGTTCGTTTCCTCGAACGCGAGCTTGAAGAAGAGCTACCTTTGCTCATTGCCCGGGGCGAAGGAGAGCATGTCGAGTTCAAGTCGTCTATGCGTTGGGACAGACGCGAAGAGCGCGTAAACCGGCGCCTGCAGCAGGTTGTCGTGAAGACAATAGCGGGTTTTCTCAACCATGAAGGTGGCACGCTCTTGATCGGCGTGGAAGATGACGGGACTGTTGCGGGCATTGAAGCGGATATGCGAACGCTCAAGCACGCGAACCAGGATGGATTCGAACGACTTTTGATGGACACTGCAAGAGACGCCCTGGGCGGGGATGCTTGTGCCCTGGTCCATAGTCGTTTCCATGGGCTTGGCGGGCTGACCGTTTGCAGGGTGATCGTCGAGAAAAGCGTGCATCCGGTCTACTACACCGAAGGGGGTGTCGCTCATCTCATGCTGCGCACCGGAAACAGTACCCGGGAGCTGGATGTTCGCGAAGCTCAGGCGCACCTTCAACGAAGAGAAGCCGGGCCGATGTAA
- a CDS encoding class I SAM-dependent methyltransferase codes for MFEQIGNYVVKNARLTKVEREFTPLLGHSWLTPLYDRAIGVFTREAKWRREIVKQARVKPGDKVMDVGCGTGTLLRAFMTSCPQADLLGVEPDPAALAIARRKLGPAAGLVRWHNGFLDSLDLSGDRRPDTIVSSLVLHQVPVSQKRAILEQMEALLAPGGMVLIADYMRQDHPLMRAMFRATVQLLDGLPDTQPSADGAVEKLLGEIFASAELLAQIHTATGTISLWRGSKKGM; via the coding sequence TTGTTTGAACAGATCGGAAATTATGTGGTGAAAAATGCACGCCTCACAAAAGTGGAACGGGAGTTCACTCCTCTGCTTGGCCACAGCTGGCTCACACCGCTCTACGATCGTGCGATTGGCGTTTTCACGCGCGAGGCGAAATGGCGCCGGGAGATCGTCAAACAGGCTCGAGTAAAACCTGGCGACAAGGTCATGGATGTAGGTTGCGGCACGGGGACGTTGTTGCGAGCCTTCATGACCAGCTGCCCCCAAGCAGATTTATTAGGCGTAGAACCCGATCCGGCAGCGCTTGCGATCGCACGGCGCAAGCTTGGTCCTGCTGCGGGCCTCGTTCGATGGCACAACGGATTTCTCGACAGTCTCGACCTTTCGGGTGATCGGCGACCCGATACGATCGTCAGCTCGCTTGTTTTGCACCAGGTTCCCGTGTCGCAGAAGCGCGCGATCCTCGAGCAAATGGAGGCCTTGCTAGCTCCTGGCGGCATGGTGCTGATCGCTGATTACATGCGCCAGGACCATCCGCTCATGCGCGCAATGTTCCGCGCGACCGTTCAGCTTCTCGACGGTTTACCAGACACCCAGCCGAGCGCTGACGGAGCAGTCGAGAAATTGCTAGGCGAAATTTTCGCAAGCGCAGAGCTGCTCGCTCAGATCCATACCGCAACCGGAACCATTTCGCTCTGGCGCGGCTCCAAGAAAGGCATGTAA
- a CDS encoding copper resistance protein B, producing the protein MKTFLASLLASLAAGTMLSAPASAQHAGHDTSQPQPGAQPVTGQDAADRCAQEAQRHRDMGHAVADGACEPTASDQPAMDHGTMDHSQMSQGAMAEGEESSGMEMPMAQSGQESMEMDHSQMNHGDMPQGQASQSEMDHSQMDHSQMDHSQMGQVSAPSPAMQGMDHSAMQGSADDMIPLLPPPPEAGSGPARAGIAIWGEEAMNEARQELVRETDGGMRLWIQGDRVEYRAREGADGYLWDVQGYYGGDINKFWFKSEGEGSFGEPIEGAEVQALWSRAIAPFFDFQAGVRQDLTGPERTHAVIGIQGIAPYKFEVDAAAFISSKGDVTARIEGELDQRITQRLILQPRAELALSAQDIPELGVGAGIDRIEAGLRLRYEFAREFAPYIGVSQEWRIGDSAAYARAAGEDPSVTNYVVGVRFWF; encoded by the coding sequence ATGAAGACTTTTCTAGCAAGCCTGCTTGCCTCGCTCGCTGCCGGAACGATGCTGTCGGCACCGGCTTCGGCACAGCATGCCGGGCATGACACCAGTCAACCCCAGCCCGGGGCTCAGCCGGTCACGGGCCAGGATGCTGCGGACAGGTGTGCGCAGGAAGCGCAGCGCCATCGGGACATGGGCCATGCCGTTGCGGACGGCGCTTGCGAGCCGACCGCCAGCGACCAACCGGCGATGGATCACGGAACCATGGATCATTCGCAGATGAGCCAAGGGGCGATGGCCGAAGGTGAAGAAAGTTCGGGCATGGAGATGCCCATGGCGCAGTCCGGTCAGGAATCCATGGAAATGGATCACAGCCAGATGAATCATGGCGATATGCCTCAAGGCCAGGCGAGCCAGAGCGAGATGGACCACAGCCAGATGGACCACAGCCAGATGGACCACAGTCAGATGGGCCAGGTTTCCGCGCCGTCACCAGCCATGCAGGGAATGGATCATTCCGCAATGCAAGGGTCTGCCGACGATATGATCCCGCTCCTCCCGCCTCCGCCCGAAGCTGGCAGCGGCCCCGCGCGCGCCGGTATTGCAATTTGGGGCGAGGAAGCCATGAACGAAGCCCGGCAGGAGCTGGTCCGCGAAACCGATGGCGGCATGCGGCTATGGATACAGGGCGACCGCGTGGAATACCGGGCGCGCGAAGGCGCGGACGGCTATCTTTGGGACGTTCAGGGTTATTACGGCGGCGATATCAATAAGTTCTGGTTCAAATCGGAAGGCGAGGGCAGCTTCGGCGAACCGATCGAAGGGGCCGAGGTGCAGGCTCTGTGGAGCCGCGCCATCGCACCCTTTTTCGACTTCCAGGCTGGTGTCCGACAAGACTTGACCGGACCTGAACGCACCCATGCGGTGATCGGCATCCAGGGTATTGCCCCTTACAAGTTCGAAGTCGATGCTGCGGCGTTTATTTCCAGCAAGGGCGATGTGACGGCCCGCATCGAGGGCGAACTTGACCAGCGCATCACCCAGCGGTTGATCCTTCAGCCGCGCGCGGAACTTGCACTTTCGGCTCAGGATATTCCGGAGCTGGGAGTTGGCGCGGGGATCGACCGAATCGAAGCAGGCCTTCGCCTGCGCTATGAATTCGCACGCGAATTCGCGCCGTATATCGGCGTCTCTCAGGAATGGCGGATAGGCGATAGTGCCGCCTATGCCCGTGCGGCCGGCGAAGACCCGAGCGTGACGAACTATGTCGTCGGTGTCCGGTTCTGGTTCTAA
- a CDS encoding PepSY domain-containing protein, with product MAKRSFKLRLHVLGSKLHKWLAIFVGLQVLLWMGTGALMSFLDLEEVRSEHVISRAAQTLPDDAAIPRWLSDSDDITAITTRVLDGKTVTEVRRADGAVSLHEPQSGRILSPIPAATARSIARRAWVGPQTSIHAARLVDESVGTEFRGPFPAWQITYNDVANTRVYVDASSGAVLSARSDTWRFFDFIWGLHIMDWTQRDRINSWWLLLFGIGGTIIAISGFVLLANRFPRTKRRARHGQVAR from the coding sequence GTGGCGAAACGCTCGTTCAAGCTGCGCCTGCATGTCCTGGGCAGCAAGCTGCACAAATGGCTGGCGATCTTCGTCGGCCTCCAGGTGCTTTTGTGGATGGGCACCGGAGCTTTGATGTCCTTTCTCGATCTGGAGGAAGTGCGATCCGAGCATGTCATCTCGCGCGCAGCACAGACGCTTCCCGACGATGCCGCCATCCCGCGATGGCTGTCCGACAGCGATGACATTACCGCAATCACGACCCGGGTTCTTGATGGCAAGACTGTTACTGAGGTGCGGCGAGCCGATGGCGCGGTGAGCCTGCATGAGCCACAAAGCGGTCGGATATTATCTCCCATTCCCGCAGCCACGGCACGTTCAATTGCGCGGCGCGCCTGGGTCGGTCCGCAAACATCCATCCATGCGGCGCGCCTGGTCGACGAAAGCGTTGGCACCGAATTCAGGGGCCCGTTTCCTGCATGGCAAATCACCTATAATGACGTGGCTAACACGCGCGTCTATGTCGATGCATCGAGCGGTGCGGTCCTCTCCGCGCGAAGCGACACGTGGCGGTTCTTCGATTTCATCTGGGGGCTGCACATCATGGACTGGACGCAGCGCGACCGGATCAACAGCTGGTGGCTTTTGCTGTTCGGCATCGGCGGGACAATTATCGCGATCTCGGGCTTCGTCTTGCTGGCCAACAGGTTCCCGAGGACTAAGCGCCGGGCGAGACATGGCCAAGTCGCTCGTTGA
- a CDS encoding single-stranded DNA-binding protein: protein MTNIVILTGRIARDPETRETKSGTSVTGITVVTDRPARDKDGKTYKDENGYTAKDSEFHRVTCFNGLAKTVGQYCSKGQLVSVQGRLHYTQWDDQDGVKRYGCEILADKVDFLSRGNPQSGESGGESDNRDAPEID, encoded by the coding sequence ATGACCAATATCGTTATCCTCACCGGCCGCATTGCCCGTGATCCCGAAACACGGGAAACCAAGAGCGGGACCAGCGTCACCGGGATCACCGTCGTTACCGATCGCCCCGCTCGCGACAAGGACGGCAAGACCTACAAGGATGAAAACGGCTACACCGCCAAGGACAGCGAATTTCACCGCGTGACCTGCTTCAACGGCCTCGCCAAGACGGTCGGGCAGTATTGCTCGAAAGGCCAGCTGGTGTCGGTACAGGGCCGCCTGCACTACACCCAGTGGGACGATCAGGACGGCGTGAAGCGGTACGGCTGCGAGATTCTCGCCGACAAGGTCGACTTTCTCTCGCGCGGCAACCCTCAGAGCGGTGAATCTGGCGGCGAGAGCGATAATCGCGACGCTCCCGAAATCGACTGA
- a CDS encoding YybH family protein, producing the protein MKNSMIIQGLMASALAVSAVPAMAQTMDHSAHQEQAEAMEMDHSAQGMNHADHMAAMNDDVAGAEAALVAYREALVARDGDAMDALFADESFVYENGKDEGSFTHYMEHHLGPELDAIASFTFGDPTVAVTRMGHLAYGRETYTYRIELTDGRVIEREGVATSVLAHDADGWKIVQYHSSSRAPRNR; encoded by the coding sequence ATGAAGAATTCGATGATCATTCAAGGTTTGATGGCTTCGGCCCTCGCAGTTTCCGCAGTACCGGCGATGGCGCAGACCATGGATCATTCGGCGCATCAGGAACAAGCTGAAGCGATGGAGATGGACCATTCGGCGCAAGGCATGAACCATGCCGATCACATGGCGGCCATGAACGACGATGTCGCCGGTGCAGAAGCGGCTCTGGTCGCCTACCGTGAGGCCTTGGTTGCCCGCGACGGTGACGCAATGGACGCTCTTTTTGCCGACGAATCTTTCGTTTACGAGAACGGCAAGGACGAAGGTAGCTTCACGCATTACATGGAGCATCATCTCGGGCCCGAACTGGATGCAATTGCAAGTTTCACCTTCGGTGATCCGACCGTCGCGGTCACCCGCATGGGACATCTCGCTTACGGGCGCGAAACCTACACCTACCGGATCGAACTGACGGATGGTCGGGTTATCGAGCGCGAGGGCGTGGCCACATCCGTACTTGCCCATGACGCCGATGGCTGGAAGATCGTGCAATATCATTCCTCGTCGCGCGCGCCGCGCAACCGCTGA
- a CDS encoding RNA polymerase sigma factor — MPVKKGGNSEQILVAQVVAGSRQAFSSLVEAHIARLIALATRMLGSSSSAQDVVQDSLASVWLTRHRLDASKPVGPYLTTIVLNRCRDRLRRRKVVGFFGFPSSDEVQAVADDTPDPENLAASREQLRLVEAEIGRLPIRLREALVLVSVEGRSQAEAAALLGTTEKAIETRIYRARNRLRERVKNFEGYS; from the coding sequence ATGCCGGTAAAAAAGGGGGGCAATTCAGAACAAATACTTGTCGCGCAGGTCGTGGCCGGCAGCAGGCAGGCGTTTTCGTCTCTTGTCGAAGCCCACATCGCGCGGCTGATTGCGCTGGCGACGCGCATGCTGGGGTCTTCCTCCTCCGCTCAGGACGTGGTCCAGGATAGCCTCGCATCGGTCTGGCTCACCCGGCATCGTCTCGATGCCTCCAAGCCCGTCGGCCCTTATCTTACAACAATTGTCCTGAACCGGTGTCGCGACCGACTTCGCCGAAGGAAGGTCGTCGGTTTCTTCGGTTTTCCGAGTTCCGACGAGGTACAGGCGGTGGCCGACGACACGCCCGATCCCGAAAACCTTGCAGCGAGCCGTGAGCAACTCAGGCTCGTCGAGGCGGAGATCGGGCGGTTGCCCATACGCCTGCGCGAAGCGCTTGTGCTCGTAAGTGTCGAAGGCCGAAGCCAGGCCGAAGCCGCCGCGTTGCTCGGCACGACCGAGAAGGCGATCGAGACGCGCATATATCGTGCGCGCAACCGGCTGAGAGAACGGGTCAAAAACTTTGAGGGGTACAGCTGA
- a CDS encoding DUF2231 domain-containing protein has protein sequence MKPIQLLALVCASLLWVSPVHAHGDEAHGGAESAAAPATASPVNNSGEAQELSNGASGDAHASGGHDEASGETANVNEEGFVGVLKRLHPATVHFPIALFLMAALAELFVGKRREASLEPAVRVLIYGGAGGAVIAAIFGWIHTGLWFGGDTAMQLHRWNGMLIAVLGLVLAALAYRRPESRTMLRIALVSMAVLILAQGFLGGELAHGQNHLGISWL, from the coding sequence ATGAAGCCAATCCAACTGTTGGCGCTTGTTTGCGCAAGTCTTCTTTGGGTCAGCCCGGTCCACGCGCATGGCGACGAAGCGCATGGCGGGGCCGAGAGCGCAGCTGCGCCTGCGACAGCCAGTCCAGTGAACAATTCCGGTGAAGCCCAGGAATTATCGAATGGCGCTTCGGGTGACGCTCATGCTTCCGGCGGGCACGACGAAGCATCGGGAGAGACCGCCAATGTGAACGAGGAGGGCTTCGTCGGTGTGCTCAAGAGATTGCATCCCGCCACGGTACATTTCCCAATTGCCCTGTTTCTGATGGCCGCGCTGGCCGAGCTCTTCGTCGGTAAGCGAAGAGAAGCCAGCTTGGAGCCTGCGGTACGCGTGCTCATTTACGGCGGTGCGGGCGGCGCTGTCATCGCGGCCATATTCGGGTGGATACATACCGGACTGTGGTTTGGCGGGGATACGGCAATGCAGCTCCATCGCTGGAACGGCATGCTCATTGCCGTTCTGGGTCTTGTGCTCGCCGCGCTCGCGTACCGCCGCCCGGAGAGCCGGACAATGCTGCGCATTGCGCTTGTATCGATGGCTGTGCTCATTTTGGCCCAGGGGTTCTTGGGCGGCGAACTGGCGCACGGCCAGAACCATCTCGGCATTTCCTGGCTGTAG
- a CDS encoding copper resistance system multicopper oxidase translates to MISVNRRKFLGTGAGGMGLLGLAGAMPAWARGGDLLAGNARKGLDEVAGPNIDLTVARSAFASGNRRGGAIAVNGSIPGPLLRLQEGTTVRLNVHNQLEEDTSIHWHGLLVPFELDGVPGVSFPGVKPGETFTAEFPVRQSGTYWWHSHSGLQEQAGHYGAIVVDPAGPDPVQADREYIVVLSEFSDMSPHAIFDKLKKGEGYFNYNQNTWTDDYPLSGEDRRMWAKMRMMPTDILDVSSAAYTYLLNGHGPLDNLEYLFRPGERVRLRFVNAGAMTFFNIRIPGLPMTVVQADGQNVEPVEVDELQIGVAETYDVVVTPREEPAYTLVAESMDRSGMGIATLASRPGARAAIPPLRDPPLLTMADMGMSGMDHGAGTGGDMSGMDHGTDGAMAGMDHGSSGAPNGDAMAGMAGMSGMQMRDTSRLPPDVKVGPGLDMVSMNPVDRMGDPGIGLADVPHRTLDYRKLRALRPHEEGRTPSRRMEIHLTGNMERYMWSFDGKKFSAVSDEPIRFAYDERVRVKLINDTMMAHPIHLHGHFFELVNGAPADRQPLKHTVILQPGGSAQFDLTADEPGDWAFHCHLLYHMHAGMFQIVTVANPDGSEA, encoded by the coding sequence ATGATTTCCGTAAATCGACGCAAATTCCTTGGTACGGGAGCAGGCGGGATGGGCCTGCTTGGCCTTGCCGGAGCAATGCCGGCCTGGGCGCGCGGCGGTGACCTCCTGGCGGGAAATGCCCGTAAGGGACTGGACGAGGTGGCGGGGCCGAATATCGACCTCACCGTAGCCCGGTCCGCCTTCGCAAGCGGCAACAGGCGCGGCGGCGCGATCGCTGTCAATGGCAGTATTCCAGGACCTCTCCTGCGCCTGCAGGAAGGAACGACGGTCCGGCTAAACGTGCATAACCAGCTTGAGGAAGATACGTCCATTCACTGGCACGGGCTTCTCGTACCATTTGAGCTCGATGGCGTTCCGGGAGTGAGCTTCCCCGGCGTCAAGCCGGGTGAGACCTTCACCGCCGAATTTCCCGTGCGGCAATCGGGAACTTACTGGTGGCATTCGCACAGCGGCCTTCAGGAACAGGCGGGCCACTATGGCGCGATCGTGGTCGATCCCGCAGGTCCCGATCCGGTGCAGGCCGACCGCGAATATATCGTGGTGCTGAGCGAATTCAGCGACATGTCGCCGCACGCGATCTTCGACAAGCTCAAGAAGGGCGAAGGCTACTTCAACTACAACCAGAACACCTGGACTGATGATTATCCGCTGTCGGGTGAAGACCGCCGGATGTGGGCGAAGATGCGCATGATGCCGACTGACATCCTCGACGTATCGAGCGCGGCCTATACCTATCTTCTGAATGGCCATGGCCCGCTGGACAATCTGGAGTATCTGTTCCGGCCGGGTGAGCGGGTGCGCCTTCGCTTTGTTAATGCCGGCGCGATGACTTTCTTCAATATACGCATCCCCGGCCTACCCATGACAGTGGTTCAGGCTGATGGACAGAATGTCGAACCGGTCGAGGTCGATGAGCTGCAGATCGGTGTCGCCGAAACCTACGACGTTGTCGTCACCCCGCGCGAGGAACCGGCCTACACGCTGGTGGCGGAGTCGATGGACCGCTCTGGCATGGGCATCGCGACGCTGGCGAGCAGGCCCGGCGCGCGCGCAGCTATACCTCCGCTGCGCGATCCGCCGCTGCTCACCATGGCCGACATGGGCATGAGCGGTATGGACCACGGTGCAGGCACTGGTGGTGACATGTCAGGGATGGATCATGGAACCGATGGTGCCATGGCGGGCATGGATCATGGTTCGAGCGGAGCGCCGAACGGCGACGCAATGGCGGGGATGGCAGGCATGTCTGGCATGCAGATGCGCGATACGTCGCGCCTTCCGCCTGACGTGAAGGTCGGCCCGGGCCTCGACATGGTATCGATGAACCCGGTCGATCGCATGGGCGATCCGGGCATTGGCCTTGCCGATGTGCCCCATCGCACGCTCGATTATCGCAAGCTTCGCGCGCTGAGGCCGCACGAGGAAGGCAGAACTCCGTCCCGGCGGATGGAAATCCATCTGACCGGCAATATGGAGCGCTACATGTGGTCGTTCGACGGCAAGAAGTTTTCCGCCGTCTCCGACGAACCGATCCGCTTTGCCTATGACGAGCGGGTACGGGTCAAGCTCATCAACGACACGATGATGGCGCATCCGATCCATCTCCACGGTCATTTCTTCGAACTGGTCAATGGTGCCCCTGCGGATCGCCAGCCCTTGAAGCACACGGTAATCCTGCAGCCAGGCGGCAGCGCCCAATTCGACCTGACTGCCGACGAGCCGGGTGACTGGGCCTTTCACTGTCATCTTCTTTACCACATGCACGCCGGGATGTTTCAGATCGTCACGGTCGCCAATCCGGACGGGAGCGAAGCATGA
- a CDS encoding periplasmic heavy metal sensor, with protein sequence MKKLHIALAVLLAALAGCLGALAADRWANHDADTGLHAFVHDELTLTNEQKQRLETLEARFAVERARLEASARAANAQLAQAMEAEHEYGPRVGAAIDEVHARMGDLQKATVRHVFDMREILDPDQQRRFDQQVSKALTDSPRS encoded by the coding sequence TTGAAGAAATTGCATATTGCCCTCGCGGTGCTGCTCGCGGCGCTCGCCGGTTGTCTCGGTGCGCTCGCCGCAGATCGCTGGGCCAATCACGATGCTGATACGGGCCTACATGCGTTCGTGCATGATGAACTCACACTAACAAACGAGCAGAAGCAACGCCTTGAGACACTCGAAGCGCGCTTCGCTGTGGAACGGGCCAGGCTCGAGGCCTCTGCGCGCGCTGCCAACGCCCAACTCGCGCAGGCGATGGAAGCCGAACACGAATACGGACCCAGGGTGGGGGCGGCCATCGACGAGGTTCATGCACGCATGGGCGATCTCCAAAAAGCAACGGTCCGCCATGTCTTCGACATGCGTGAAATTCTCGACCCCGATCAGCAAAGACGATTTGACCAGCAAGTGTCCAAAGCTCTCACCGACAGCCCGCGCAGCTGA
- a CDS encoding DUF411 domain-containing protein yields MIKDNPSKPLRRSLTASVLLTLAACSNAAQAATYTMFRDPGCGCCLSWAGHVEGGMEAEVASVDTDDMSALKAAKGVPQDMWSCHTMEVEGYIIEGHVPAEAIARLLRERPEGVTGLAVPGMPLGSPGMEMGDRVQPYEVIAFGPDGQKVFASYP; encoded by the coding sequence ATGATCAAAGACAATCCATCGAAGCCGCTGCGGCGTTCGCTGACGGCATCGGTTCTTCTCACGCTTGCGGCCTGCTCGAATGCCGCACAGGCCGCCACCTACACGATGTTCAGGGACCCGGGATGTGGTTGCTGCCTGAGCTGGGCAGGACATGTCGAGGGCGGCATGGAAGCAGAAGTGGCTTCGGTCGATACTGACGATATGAGTGCGCTCAAGGCAGCCAAGGGCGTACCGCAGGATATGTGGTCGTGCCACACAATGGAAGTCGAGGGCTACATCATCGAAGGTCATGTGCCCGCCGAAGCGATCGCGCGGCTCCTGCGCGAAAGGCCCGAGGGCGTGACCGGCCTCGCCGTTCCCGGAATGCCGCTAGGCTCCCCCGGCATGGAAATGGGCGATCGAGTGCAGCCCTATGAGGTCATCGCTTTCGGTCCGGACGGCCAGAAAGTCTTCGCATCCTATCCGTAA
- a CDS encoding DUF5676 family membrane protein yields the protein MMSERSLKSSIIAWGWTLSLFLLVSYLICIAFGLLAPERFHMHEAWEPLLPGYEWLTLPGFLAGAIGSFLYGWYIAVIVVPLYRYFR from the coding sequence ATGATGTCAGAGCGTTCGCTCAAATCCTCGATCATCGCCTGGGGCTGGACACTCAGCCTGTTTCTGCTCGTCAGCTATTTGATCTGCATAGCTTTCGGCCTGCTCGCGCCCGAACGGTTCCATATGCATGAGGCCTGGGAACCGCTGCTTCCCGGATACGAATGGCTGACTCTGCCTGGATTTCTCGCAGGCGCAATCGGCAGCTTCTTATATGGGTGGTACATCGCGGTGATCGTGGTGCCGTTATACCGGTACTTCAGATAA